Proteins from a genomic interval of Coccinella septempunctata chromosome 2, icCocSept1.1, whole genome shotgun sequence:
- the LOC123306486 gene encoding sulfide:quinone oxidoreductase, mitochondrial, producing MLLSINNSLRNLSWKSSRSLHYGCKVLVVGGGTGGCAVAAKLSKVLGKDEVHILDPSERHYYQPLFTLIGGGVYSLKDSYKLQKDVLPDNAKWIKDRAVEFNPKQNHVLTAMGHKIEYDYMLLALGLETNYEKIPGLLEGLKNWNGICSNYSEKYVEKTFQVLKNFEYGNAIFTYPNSPVKCPGAPQKILYLVDDYLRKNGIRHKAKLIYNTSLPVIFGVKKYADALWKVVNGRDIEVNLRTNLVEVKPDRNEAIFENLDKPGEMQTLTYSMLHVTPPMSTPSALRNNKELSNQAGFADVDPGTLRHTTFSNVFAIGDCSSSPNSKTAAAAAAQSAVVFHNLKAVMDGKEVKRIYDGYASCPLVTGYSKCILAEFNYNLEPLETFPISQDRELTSMYLMKKYLMPSLYWNLMVCGYWNGPATMRKLLHLSMK from the exons ATGTTGCTATCCATTAACAATTCTCTGAGAAATCTCTCGTGGAAATCTAGTCGTTCTCTTCATTATGG GTGTAAAGTATTGGTAGTAGGTGGAGGTACCGGTGGATGTGCAGTTGCTGCAAAACTTTCAAAAGTCCTGGGAAAAGATGAGGTTCACATACTTGACCCTAGTGAGAGACATTATTATCAGCCACTATTCACCTTAATTGGAGGTGGAGTTTACTCCCTGAAGGACTCTTACAAGCTTCAAAAAGATGTATTACCAGATAACGCTAAATGGATCAAAGATAGGGCTGTGGAGTTCAATCCAAAACAGAATCATGTCCTGACTGCTATGGGTCATAAAATTGAGTATGATTATATGCTGTTAGCACTTGGACTTGAAACTAACTATGAAAAA ATACCTGGTCTTTTAGAAGGTCTCAAAAATTGGAATGGAATATGTTCCAATTATTCTGAGAAGTATGTTGAAAAAACGTTTCAAGTATTGAAAAACTTCGAATATGGAAATGCGATTTTCACATATCCAAACAGTCCCGTCAAATGTCCAGGGGCACCTCAAAAAATCTTGTATTTAGTTGATGATTATCTACGCAAA aaCGGAATAAGGCATAAGGCAAAACTAATTTATAATACTTCTCTGCCTGTGATATTTGGAGTGAAAAAATATGCTGATGCTTTATGGAAAGTTGTAAATGGTCGTGATATTGAGGTGAACCTCAGAACAAATCTAGTTGAAGTAAAGCCAGATAGAAATGAGGCCATTTTTGAAAATCTGGATAAACCAGGAGAAATGCAAACACTTACA TATTCAATGCTTCATGTAACTCCTCCAATGAGTACACCATCTGCTTTGAGAAACAACAAGGAATTGAGTAATCAAGCAGGATTTGCAGATGTGGATCCTGGTACATTGAGGCACACCACATTCTCAAATGTTTTTGCAATAGGAGATTGCAGTTCTTCCCCTAATTCTAAAACGGCCGCAGCAGCTG CTGCTCAAAGTGCTGTAGTCTTTCATAATCTGAAGGCAGTAATGGACGGTAAAGAAGTTAAAAGAATTTATGACGGTTATGCATCTTGTCCATTGGTAACTGGGTATAGCAAGTGTATCTTGGCTGAATTCAATTATAATCTTGAACCTCTTGAAACCTTTCCTATAAGTCAAGATAGAGAATTGACTTCCATGTATCTCATGAAGAAATACTTGATGCCCTCTCTTTACTGGAATTTGATGGTCTGTGGCTACTGGAATGGACCAGCTACAATGAGAAAACTATTGCATCTGAGTATGAAATAG
- the LOC123307740 gene encoding guanine nucleotide-binding protein G(f) subunit alpha — MFRFSQNLSKRLSRKKSSKAAEKQFNEVKKILLLGTGESGKTTIIKQMKILHINGFSERELKGHIPDIRANLHESIFAILDSMDKISPPIEVEYENSKHSVEYILELGINYSTFDPEYFDHLQQLASDPGIWKALKRSNEFQLLDCAEYFLGRIKEIRRNDYLPNTQDILFCRIKTTSINKIEFTITNDKKFGSSHPKFWMYDVGGQRGERRKWIQVFEGIDAILFLIAASEFDQHLREDPTKNRFQESLTLFGDIYGSRFLRTAGLIVFLNKQDLLKKKIKEGKKLQDYFPEYKTYDNKERKSYFNDEYEKAKSFMKDKILELVQPLSVEHVGFIPGKFIHEIIPKRDVYIHYTVATDTRNIKTVFDCVQEIVLRQTIHELF; from the exons ATGttccgattttcacaaaatttatcCAAAAGATTATCCAGAAAGAAGAGCTCGAAAGCCGCGgaaaaacaattcaatgaaGTTAAGAAGATACTTTTATTGGGCACCGGTGAGTCTGGAAAGACCACCATCATCAAACAGATGAAGATTTTACATATCAATGGTTTTTCTGAAAG gGAACTGAAAGGACATATTCCTGACATCAGAGCAAATCTACACGAGTCGATTTTTGCAATTTTGGACAGTATGGATAAGATTTCACCCCCCATAGAGGTGGAATATGAAAATTCGAAACATTCAGTGGAGTATATTCTGGAACTGGGTATAAATTATTCTACATTCGATCCG GAATATTTCGATCATCTACAACAACTAGCCTCGGACCCTGGAATATGGAAAGCCTTGAAGAGATCAAACGAATTCCAGTTATTGGATTGTGCAGAATA TTTTTTGGGAAGAATTAAAGAAATCAGAAGAAACGACTATTTACCAAATACCCAGGATATTCTGTTTTGTAGAATTAAAACGACCAGTATCAACAAAATAGAGTTTACCATAACCAATGACAAAAAATTTGGTAGCAGTCATCCGAAATTTTGGATGTATGACGTTGGTGGACAAAGGGGGGAGAGGAGAAAATGGATACAG gTTTTCGAAGGAATAGATGCAATATTATTCCTTATAGCAGCTAGTGAATTCGATCAACATCTTAGAGAAGATCCGACCAAAAATAGATTCCAGGAATCTTTGACTCTTTTTGGTGATATATATGGCAGCAG GTTTCTTAGAACTGCTGGTTTAATAGTGTTCCTGAACAAGCAAGATCTTTTGAAGAAGAAAATTAAAGAGGGAAAAAAGCTACAGGATTATTTTCCTGAGTACAAAACGTACGACAATAAagaaagaaaatcatatttcaatGACGAATATGAAAAAGCCAAAAGTTTTATGAAAGATAAAATCCTG GAGCTGGTGCAGCCTCTTTCTGTGGAGCATGTGGGTTTCATCCCAGGAAAATTCATACACGAAATAATACCTAAGAGAGACGTTTATATTCATTACACTGTGGCAACAGACACAAGAAATATAAAGACTGTATTTGACTGTGTTCAAGAGATAGTTTTGAGACAGACTATCCACGAATTATTTTGA
- the LOC123307449 gene encoding nucleolin 1-like isoform X1: MNTSVDKSSKKRKSLGGQNKTPAKAAKLDESVKLSKEKDVVEANNVNSAKSPKKQIKPENKITVTKSENGVSPKLKKFKGTKSLEEKSDVKTENAQKKKENKKKKSTNMGKKVFLLEKMQQRAKTEGKEVVIKLLNEKIDSIISRSEMTKSAKRTLKNYKFILKDISGEERTVTLPKPAQKQNKNKKQTEEKKVANTTATAAKAVKAKDNKKQKPVQKVEEKKAAEPKKEKKPVKKVEEEDDEESDDDDVETSFKDVKNAEFEDDSEMDAEEEESDDDEEASDEEMSGEEDEEESGEEEEDEASDEEDDDDEEDDEEEKPVKKVESKKVNDKKQKQNENEQKQSQKKSRYVLFIGNIAYDTTKDELKEHFKRVGDVVDVRIPCDKESNRPRGFAYVELSNEAAYQKALDLNGSQLKNRRIKVEYTQGGNKNGEDKKKQIKAKNFKLHAMRKQGQKGSPNKGQNKGSPFKGKNKK; the protein is encoded by the exons atgaatacAAGTGTGGATAAATCATCCAAAAAGAGGAAATCTCTTGGCGGTCAGAATAAAACGCCGGCCAAAGCTGCGAAACTCGACGAAAGCGTTAAATTGTCCAAAGAAAAAGATGTCGTTGAAGCAAACAACGTTAACAGTGCTAAATCTCCTAAGAAGCAAATAAAACCAGAAAACAAGATTACGGTTACCAAATCTGAGAATGGAGTCAGtcctaaattgaaaaaattcaaaggtaCTAAATCTCTAGAAGAGAAAAGTGACGTGAAAACAGAAAATGCGCAAAAGAAGAAagagaataagaaaaaaaagagCACAAATATgggtaaaaaagtgtttttacTTGAAAAAATGCAGCAACGCGCTAAAACAGAGGGTAAAGAAGTAGTCATCAAGTTActtaatgagaaaattgattcCATTATATCTAGATCTGAAATGACAAAGAGTGCTAAGAGGAccctgaaaaattacaaatttattCTCAAGGATATATCTGGAGAAGAG cGCACTGTAACTCTTCCAAAACCTGCccaaaaacaaaataagaaTAAAAAACAGACTGAAGAAAAGAAAGTTGCAAATACTACAGCTACTGCTGCTAAAGCAGTAAAGGCTAAAGATAATAAGAAGCAGAAGCCTGTACAGAAGGTAGAAGAAAAGAAAGCAGCCGAAcccaaaaaagagaaaaaacctGTTAAAAAGGTTGAAGAAGAAGATGATGAAGAAtctgatgatgatgatgtaGAGACCTCCTTCAAGGATGTTAAAAATGCCGAATTCGAAGATGACAGTGAAATGGATGCAGAAGAAGAAGAGAGTGACGATGATGAAGAAGCAAGTGACGAAGAAATGAGTGGAGAGGAGGATGAAGAAGAGAGTGGTGAGGAGGAAGAAGACGAAGCAAGTGATGAGgaagatgatgatgatgaggaGGATGACGAAGAAGAAAAGCCAGTCAAGAAAGTTGAGTCTAAAAAGGTAAATGATAAAAAACAGAAACAAAATGAGAATGAGCAAAAACAGTCGCAGAAAAAATCTAGATACGTTCTATTCATTGGAAATATCGCTTATGATACGACGAAAGATGAATTAAAAGAACACTTCAAGAGAGTAGGTGATGTAGTAGATGTAAGGATTCCATGTGATAAGGAATCCAACAGGCCTAGAGGTTTTGCATATGTCGAACTGAGCAATGAAGCTGCATATCAG AAAGCCTTAGATTTGAATGGCTCTCAACTCAAAAATAGGAGAATCAAAGTGGAGTATACTCAAGGAGGAAACAAGAACGGAGAAGATAAGAAGAAGCAAATAAAGGCCAAGAACTTCAAGCTTCATGCGATGCGCAAACAGGGGCAGAAGGGTAGCCCGAACAAGGGACAAAATAAAGGTTCCCCcttcaaaggaaaaaataagaaataa
- the LOC123306484 gene encoding zinc transporter foi-like isoform X1 codes for MPHPVLSVCIFCLICATHSPCGSHAAVNHESPHIRNEFSLSEKKRETLLTNEETLSRVKLKQEDLPKDISRSSKNETPVLISKKHSLFKRNSINNEKGDSSSNISKENYLSKIFERFGDGNTMTMEGFEKFIERLDLLQILSTKLDSERSKESGKGNSTVQKGMNENTCIDRKQIFAELSGMNITKTDAKINDTMLRNACPAILYTLMVGQCNEEPHLHSEENMHEHANNTVAVWVYSTIAVILTSACGVLAVVVIPIMQMKFYKPLLQYLIALAASTLSGDAFLHLLPHAMTKFHVHGPHGGHDHHEEIFVEGSAMDPHQENTWKGFVAMTGLMFLFFMERIILIIGKWRKGKQKKPDGHSHMKILSNGLDDINESNPTQCVDRYNAYPYCYQDIINHQLHGCPLENDKTASSMLDDVDVTSDISFKKSKPPTADSIEDNQNMGGCMNENNLSSCTEVNKMLPEKVPKDNITIILREHQSSHHGHSHSHGHVHSAPQNLSSVAWMVIMGDGLHNFTDGIAIGAAFSVSLAGGFSTTVAVFCHELPHELGDFAMLLKAGMSTKQALFYNLLSSVLSLFGNYVGILVGNSEYASSWVFAGAAGMFIYIALVDMLPELSSSHEDENNYTQYLLHMGGMLSGFGIMALIAIYENELKSIFKEPM; via the exons ATGCCTCATCCTGTATTGTCAGTATGCATATTTTGCCTAATATGTGCTACACATTCTCCTTGTGGTTCTCATGCTGCAGTGAATCATGAATCGCCCCATATCAGGAATGAATTTTCACtaagtgaaaaaaaaagagaaacatTATTAACTAATGAAGAAACCCTCTCTAGGGTTAAATTAAAACAAGAGGATTTGCCAAAAGATATTTCTAGGAGTTCGAAGAATGAAACTCCTGTGTTAATTAGTAAGAAGCATAGTTTATTCAAAAGAAACAGTATTAATAATGAGAAGGGTGATAGTagctcaaatatatcgaaagaAAATTATTTAAGTAAAATATTCGAAAGATTTGGAGATGGAAATACCATGACAATGGAAGGATTCGAGAAGTTTATAGAACGTTTAGATTTATTACAAATTTTATCTACAAAATTAGATAGTGAAAGAAGTAAAGAGAGTGGAAAAGGGAATTCAACTGTACAAAAGGGGATGAATGAAAATACT TGTATAGACAGGAAGCAGATTTTCGCTGAATTGAGTGGGATGAACATCACAAAAACCGATGCCAAAATTAACGATACGATGTTGCGAAATGCATGCCCCGCCATCCTGTACACCCTCATGGTGGGTCAGTGCAACGAAGAGCCACATCTTCATTCCGAAGAGAATATGCACGAACACGCCAACAACACCGTGGCCGTCTGGGTTTACTCTACCATTGCTGTTATCCTGACCAGCGCCTGTGGGGTACTGGCCGTGGTAGTGATTCCCATCATGCAGATGAAGTTCTACAAGCCCCTTTTACAGTACCTTATAGCTTTGGCTGCAA GCACGTTATCCGGTGATGCATTTCTACACTTGCTGCCTCACGCCATGACTAAATTTCATGTCCATGGTCCCCATGGTGGCCACGATCATCACGAAGAAATTTTCGTGGAAGGAAGCGCAATGGATCCCCATCAAGAAAACACTTGGAAGGGATTTGTTGCAATGACTGGATTGATGTTCCTCTTCTTCATGGAAAGGATAATTCTTATCATAGGGAAGTGGAGGAAAGGAAAACAGAAGAAG CCGGATGGACATTCTCATATGAAGATCCTTTCAAACGGATTGGATGATATCAATGAGAGCAATCCGACTCAATGTGTAGACAGATATAATGCCTATCCATATTGTTATCAAGACATCATAAATCATCAACTCC ACGGTTGCCCCCTGGAAAACGACAAAACTGCCTCGAGCATGCTGGATGACGTTGACGTGACCTCGGACATATCTTTCAAGAAGTCCAAACCACCAACGGCAGATAGCATCGAGGACAACCAGAACATGGGCGGATGTATGAACGAGAATAACCTCTCATCTTGTACGGAAGTCAATAAAATGTTGCCGGAAAAGGTTCCCAAAGATAACATCACCATTATACTTCGAGAGCACCAAAGCAGCCATCACGGCCACTCTCATTCACATGGACATGTTCATTCGGCGCCCCAGAATCTTTCCTCCGTGGCGTGGATGGTCATCATGGGCGATGGTCTCCACAACTTCACCGATG GAATAGCAATAGGAGCTGCATTTTCGGTAAGTCTGGCCGGAGGATTCTCTACAACGGTTGCTGTTTTCTGTCACGAATTACCACACGAACTGGGAGATTTCGCGATGTTGCTCAAGGCTGGAATGAGCACTAAACAGGCGCTCTTCTACAACTTGCTGTCCAGTGTTTTGAGTTTGTTCGGAAATTACGTTGGTATTTTAGTTG GTAACTCCGAGTATGCCAGTTCCTGGGTGTTTGCCGGAGCAGCTGGCATGTTCATCTACATAGCCCTGGTGGACATGCTGCCGGAACTGAGTTCTTCGCACGAAGACGAGAACAATTACACGCAATATCTACTCCACATGGGAGGTATGCTGAGTGGCTTCGGCATAATGGCGTTGATTGCTATTTACGAGAATGAACTCAAGTCAATCTTCAAAGAGCCAATGTAA
- the LOC123307449 gene encoding uncharacterized protein DDB_G0283697-like isoform X2, whose protein sequence is MNTSVDKSSKKRKSLGGQNKTPAKAAKLDESVKLSKEKDVVEANNVNSAKSPKKQIKPENKITVTKSENGVSPKLKKFKGTKSLEEKSDVKTENAQKKKENKKKKSTNMGKKVFLLEKMQQRAKTEGKEVVIKLLNEKIDSIISRSEMTKSAKRTLKNYKFILKDISGEERTVTLPKPAQKQNKNKKQTEEKKVANTTATAAKAVKAKDNKKQKPVQKVEEKKAAEPKKEKKPVKKVEEEDDEESDDDDVETSFKDVKNAEFEDDSEMDAEEEESDDDEEASDEEMSGEEDEEESGEEEEDEASDEEDDDDEEDDEEEKPVKKVESKKKALDLNGSQLKNRRIKVEYTQGGNKNGEDKKKQIKAKNFKLHAMRKQGQKGSPNKGQNKGSPFKGKNKK, encoded by the exons atgaatacAAGTGTGGATAAATCATCCAAAAAGAGGAAATCTCTTGGCGGTCAGAATAAAACGCCGGCCAAAGCTGCGAAACTCGACGAAAGCGTTAAATTGTCCAAAGAAAAAGATGTCGTTGAAGCAAACAACGTTAACAGTGCTAAATCTCCTAAGAAGCAAATAAAACCAGAAAACAAGATTACGGTTACCAAATCTGAGAATGGAGTCAGtcctaaattgaaaaaattcaaaggtaCTAAATCTCTAGAAGAGAAAAGTGACGTGAAAACAGAAAATGCGCAAAAGAAGAAagagaataagaaaaaaaagagCACAAATATgggtaaaaaagtgtttttacTTGAAAAAATGCAGCAACGCGCTAAAACAGAGGGTAAAGAAGTAGTCATCAAGTTActtaatgagaaaattgattcCATTATATCTAGATCTGAAATGACAAAGAGTGCTAAGAGGAccctgaaaaattacaaatttattCTCAAGGATATATCTGGAGAAGAG cGCACTGTAACTCTTCCAAAACCTGCccaaaaacaaaataagaaTAAAAAACAGACTGAAGAAAAGAAAGTTGCAAATACTACAGCTACTGCTGCTAAAGCAGTAAAGGCTAAAGATAATAAGAAGCAGAAGCCTGTACAGAAGGTAGAAGAAAAGAAAGCAGCCGAAcccaaaaaagagaaaaaacctGTTAAAAAGGTTGAAGAAGAAGATGATGAAGAAtctgatgatgatgatgtaGAGACCTCCTTCAAGGATGTTAAAAATGCCGAATTCGAAGATGACAGTGAAATGGATGCAGAAGAAGAAGAGAGTGACGATGATGAAGAAGCAAGTGACGAAGAAATGAGTGGAGAGGAGGATGAAGAAGAGAGTGGTGAGGAGGAAGAAGACGAAGCAAGTGATGAGgaagatgatgatgatgaggaGGATGACGAAGAAGAAAAGCCAGTCAAGAAAGTTGAGTCTAAAAAG AAAGCCTTAGATTTGAATGGCTCTCAACTCAAAAATAGGAGAATCAAAGTGGAGTATACTCAAGGAGGAAACAAGAACGGAGAAGATAAGAAGAAGCAAATAAAGGCCAAGAACTTCAAGCTTCATGCGATGCGCAAACAGGGGCAGAAGGGTAGCCCGAACAAGGGACAAAATAAAGGTTCCCCcttcaaaggaaaaaataagaaataa
- the LOC123306484 gene encoding zinc transporter foi-like isoform X2, translating to MTMEGFEKFIERLDLLQILSTKLDSERSKESGKGNSTVQKGMNENTCIDRKQIFAELSGMNITKTDAKINDTMLRNACPAILYTLMVGQCNEEPHLHSEENMHEHANNTVAVWVYSTIAVILTSACGVLAVVVIPIMQMKFYKPLLQYLIALAASTLSGDAFLHLLPHAMTKFHVHGPHGGHDHHEEIFVEGSAMDPHQENTWKGFVAMTGLMFLFFMERIILIIGKWRKGKQKKPDGHSHMKILSNGLDDINESNPTQCVDRYNAYPYCYQDIINHQLHGCPLENDKTASSMLDDVDVTSDISFKKSKPPTADSIEDNQNMGGCMNENNLSSCTEVNKMLPEKVPKDNITIILREHQSSHHGHSHSHGHVHSAPQNLSSVAWMVIMGDGLHNFTDGIAIGAAFSVSLAGGFSTTVAVFCHELPHELGDFAMLLKAGMSTKQALFYNLLSSVLSLFGNYVGILVGNSEYASSWVFAGAAGMFIYIALVDMLPELSSSHEDENNYTQYLLHMGGMLSGFGIMALIAIYENELKSIFKEPM from the exons ATGACAATGGAAGGATTCGAGAAGTTTATAGAACGTTTAGATTTATTACAAATTTTATCTACAAAATTAGATAGTGAAAGAAGTAAAGAGAGTGGAAAAGGGAATTCAACTGTACAAAAGGGGATGAATGAAAATACT TGTATAGACAGGAAGCAGATTTTCGCTGAATTGAGTGGGATGAACATCACAAAAACCGATGCCAAAATTAACGATACGATGTTGCGAAATGCATGCCCCGCCATCCTGTACACCCTCATGGTGGGTCAGTGCAACGAAGAGCCACATCTTCATTCCGAAGAGAATATGCACGAACACGCCAACAACACCGTGGCCGTCTGGGTTTACTCTACCATTGCTGTTATCCTGACCAGCGCCTGTGGGGTACTGGCCGTGGTAGTGATTCCCATCATGCAGATGAAGTTCTACAAGCCCCTTTTACAGTACCTTATAGCTTTGGCTGCAA GCACGTTATCCGGTGATGCATTTCTACACTTGCTGCCTCACGCCATGACTAAATTTCATGTCCATGGTCCCCATGGTGGCCACGATCATCACGAAGAAATTTTCGTGGAAGGAAGCGCAATGGATCCCCATCAAGAAAACACTTGGAAGGGATTTGTTGCAATGACTGGATTGATGTTCCTCTTCTTCATGGAAAGGATAATTCTTATCATAGGGAAGTGGAGGAAAGGAAAACAGAAGAAG CCGGATGGACATTCTCATATGAAGATCCTTTCAAACGGATTGGATGATATCAATGAGAGCAATCCGACTCAATGTGTAGACAGATATAATGCCTATCCATATTGTTATCAAGACATCATAAATCATCAACTCC ACGGTTGCCCCCTGGAAAACGACAAAACTGCCTCGAGCATGCTGGATGACGTTGACGTGACCTCGGACATATCTTTCAAGAAGTCCAAACCACCAACGGCAGATAGCATCGAGGACAACCAGAACATGGGCGGATGTATGAACGAGAATAACCTCTCATCTTGTACGGAAGTCAATAAAATGTTGCCGGAAAAGGTTCCCAAAGATAACATCACCATTATACTTCGAGAGCACCAAAGCAGCCATCACGGCCACTCTCATTCACATGGACATGTTCATTCGGCGCCCCAGAATCTTTCCTCCGTGGCGTGGATGGTCATCATGGGCGATGGTCTCCACAACTTCACCGATG GAATAGCAATAGGAGCTGCATTTTCGGTAAGTCTGGCCGGAGGATTCTCTACAACGGTTGCTGTTTTCTGTCACGAATTACCACACGAACTGGGAGATTTCGCGATGTTGCTCAAGGCTGGAATGAGCACTAAACAGGCGCTCTTCTACAACTTGCTGTCCAGTGTTTTGAGTTTGTTCGGAAATTACGTTGGTATTTTAGTTG GTAACTCCGAGTATGCCAGTTCCTGGGTGTTTGCCGGAGCAGCTGGCATGTTCATCTACATAGCCCTGGTGGACATGCTGCCGGAACTGAGTTCTTCGCACGAAGACGAGAACAATTACACGCAATATCTACTCCACATGGGAGGTATGCTGAGTGGCTTCGGCATAATGGCGTTGATTGCTATTTACGAGAATGAACTCAAGTCAATCTTCAAAGAGCCAATGTAA
- the LOC123306485 gene encoding uncharacterized protein LOC123306485, producing MSGSGRGRAWLRLPNSVPVRPGPDSISNDSLPEDKNSYSDLIENFQILNMDDDGIAINNKIYHIRAEFMVKCPNINLISEAVEAIHEECLNNESFSKKFILFISSAHFENKQNTEDQILWRNTVRKTFITCLQNDFEERERNREKCPTKFFNGVKLCSSFFHNISKFQSKVYPTVEKAAILGYLQLLLNYNTPKDISMITHLVCCHSSVILSLLDDECQPYKELLNKLKLMIISSSSLPESQRFLIFFTYEVLTHRYNLKEDELEFYRSNMSDVDFSEILVLLSYLPQPAPNYNKRDKRTQTQKDSSQQDYSSNQWLQCDNWKKAKEQTGHTFKENGTKKIFPQLSSEQSFKLSEENISCSTSEQSERIKLGRLGISEEQPTYNANGFRVVSKDSNFVPNKKDLLREHPSDGLSTQERVGRPILGVGARLKKM from the exons ATGTCGGGCTCGGGTAGAGGTAGAGCTTGGTTAAGATTGCCAAATTCTGTTCCTGTAAGACCAGGTCCAGATTCAATCTCAAATGATTCGTTACCCGAAGATAAAAACAGTTATTCTGATTtaatcgaaaattttcaaattttaaatatgGATGATGATGGCATTGccataaataacaaaatatatcaTATAAGAGCAGAGTTCATGGTTAAGTGCCCTAACATTAATTTAATAAG TGAAGCAGTTGAAGCTATACACGAGGAATGTTTAAACAATGAaagcttttcaaaaaaattcattctgtTCATATCTTCAGCGCATTTTGAAAACAAGCAAAATACTGAAGATCAAATTCTTTGGAGAAATACAGTTCGAAAAACATTTATCACATGTTTACAGAATGATTTTGAAG AGAGGGAAAGAAACAGGGAAAAATGTCCGACAAAGTTTTTTAATGGTGTGAAATTGTGTAGTAGTTTCTttcacaatatttcaaaatttcaatctaAAGTTTATCCTACGGTAGAAAAAGCAGCTATTCTAGGCTATTTACAACTTCTACTGAATTATAATACTCCTAAGGATATATCAATGATTACCCATTTG GTATGTTGTCACTCTTCAGTGATACTTAGCCTGCTTGACGATGAGTGCCAACCATATAAGGAATTACTGAATAAACTCAAGCTAATGATAATTTCCAGTTCATCACTGCCTGAATCTCAAAGATTTCTCATATTCTTTACTTATGAGGTGTTGACACATAGATACAATTTAAAGGAAGATGAATTGGAGTTTTATAGGAGCAATATGAGTGATGTTGATTTCTCTGAGATATTG GTTTTATTGAGCTATCTACCACAGCCTGCTCCCAATTACAACAAGCGTGACAAACGTACTCAGACTCAAAAAGACAGTAGTCAACAAGATTATTCTAGCAACCAA TGGTTACAATGTGACAACTGGAAGAAGGCAAAAGAACAAACTGGTCATACCTTCAAAGAAAATGGAACCAAAAAAATATTCCCACAACTATCATCTGAACAAAGCTTCAAGTTATCTGAAGAAAATATCTCGTGTTCCACATCTGAGCAATCTGAAAGAATTAAGCTTGGTAGACTTGGAATCTCAGAGGAACAACCAACTTATAACGCAAATGGCTTCAGAGTTGTATCGAAAGATAGTAATTTTGTTCCCAATAAAAAAGATCTTTTGAGGGAGCATCCCAGTGATGGTTTGAGTACCCAGGAAAGAGTTGGTAGGCCTATTTTAGGTGTAGGTGCAAGActtaaaaaaatgtaa
- the LOC123307741 gene encoding coatomer subunit zeta-1, with product MEGLLLEPTLYTLKGIAILDNDGNRILAKYYDKNIFPTAKEQRAFEKNLYNKTHRANAEVIMLDGLTCVYRSNVDLFFYVMGSSQENELILMSVLNALYDSISLILRKNVEKRAVLESLDICMLAMDEICDGGIIMDADSSSIVSRVALRTDDIPLGEQTVAQVLQSAKEQLKWSLLK from the exons ATGGAGGGATTGCTTCTC gaacCAACACTGTACACTCTCAAAGGAATTGCTATATTGGATAATGATGGCAACAGAATATTAGCTAAATATTATGATAAGAATATTTTCCCTACTGCCAAGGAGCAGAGGGCTTTTGAAAAGAATTTATACAATAAAACTCATCGAGCTAATGCAGAAGTAATCATGTTGGATGGCTTGACTTGTGTGTATAGGAGTAATGttgatctatttttttatgttatggGGAGCTCACAAGAAAACGAG TTGATTCTTATGAGCGTATTGAATGCGTTATATGATTCCATCAGCCTAATCTTGAGGAAGAATGTTGAGAAAAGGGCTGTTTTAGAGTCTTTAGATATCTGTATGTTAGCCATGGATGAAATTTGTGATGGAGG TATTATAATGGATGCTGATTCTAGTTCTATAGTATCTAGAGTTGCTTTAAGAACAGATGACATACCATTAGGAGAGCAAACTGTAGCTCAG GTCCTACAATCAGCAAAAGAACAGCTAAAATGGTCATTGCTTAAGTAG